TGCAAGCGGCGGAACTGCTCAACCAAGGAAAAACCGAAACCGAGGCGCTCGCCGCCTTGGGACTCATGAAGGACGATTTGGAGGAAATCGCATGACCAGGAAAACCGAAGCCCTCTTGTGGGTGGACATCGAGACCACCGGCACGGATCCGCGCCACGACCTGATGCTGGAAATCGGCTTGAGGTGCACGAGCATGGACGCGAAAACCGAGTACGCGCGTTACGAGTCGGTGATAAAACCCGGCGTTCTGCCCACGGACAGGAGTTTCGCCTACGCGCATCGGATGCATGAGGAGAACGGGCTCATCGACGAGGTCATCGACGCGAGCCCCGAACTGTGCTCCACGGCGCGTGTGGCGCTCGCCGTCATCGATTTCACCCAGTCGATGGCGGAAACGCATGTGCTGCATCCGGCGGGCACGAACATGATGGGCTTCGACCTGCCGTTCTTGGAGCATTACCTGTTCACCGAGGACCAGTGGGGGCGTTTCCACCGACTGCTCTCCTACCGCGCGTTGGACATGACCGCCATCCGGTTGACCCAAACCGCGTTGGGAGCAGACCCGTACGAGCATTACACGCAGACGAAATCGCATCGTGTGACGGACTGCCTGGACATGGACATCAGCGAATACATCGAATGGCTGGACCTCGTCAAATGAGCCGCACCAACCCCACACGGGAAACACACAGGCTGACCGCCAGACGAGACCACTACCGGTGCCTGCGATGCGGCAACGAATTGGACCACATCTGGAGCGGCCACAGCCTCCACCACCGGCACATGAGAAGCCACCCGTTCCCCGGACTGCATTCGCCAGCCAACCTCATCCATTTGTGCGGCTCCGGCACCACAGGCTGCCACGGATGGGTACACAACCATCCCAAAACGGCGATGGCATACGGGTGGATCGTCAGCGGATACAACGACCACCCCGAAACCGTCCCCGTATGGGACGCGCACCAAGGCTGGCTGCTCCTCGACAACCAGGGCGGATACACGCTCTGCGACCGGGACGGCAACCCCAGATAACACACGCAAGCAAACCGACACGGAAACAAGCCGGCGCTCGCCGGCTAAGGGAAGGGAAGCATGACGTTCGAACAGACGAACGAGAAGCAACGCCAACGCATGAAGGCGGACGCCAGGTCGCACATGGAAGCGGCCCGGATGATACTGGCCAGCCCGCTCTACGCGAGGCTCAGGGGCGGCGAGGACCTGTACACGGCCGTCTGGGCGTTGTGGGAATCACTCGCCGGCACGGGATTGTCGAACATGAAGGCGGGCGCGGTATGCCACGCATGCAAGACCCGTGACCTCGACCAATTGGATTGGGCGCTCACATCGATAGCCGAAACCGGGTCGATACGATCATCCTCCACACCCACCAAACACCCATTGCACTGCACCAACTGCGGCAAGGAATGCAGGCCGCACGCCGGCACCGCGATCCTCTGCAAACAATGCAAGGAAAACCTCCGAAGAAGAAAAACAAAACCATGAACAACCTGGACAAGTACATAGCCCGATGCCGGCTCAACCTCGAACCCCACCACCTCCAACCCGCAGACGAAACCGACGACAAACATTGCATCATCTGCGACATCAGCGGCGCTCGCCGGCATATCCGCATGGACGGTCTATGCATCAACTGCCACCTCAAATGGAGACGCAAACACGATCCCGCATACCGCAAACGGGTCAACGACTACCAGCATCGATGGCAACAGGAGCATCCCAACGAATTCCGCGAAATGAAACGCCGCTACGAGCAGAGGAAACGAGCAAAGGAACACCAATGAGCGTCAAAACCTACACAGACTCCACCACACGAATCATCACCAAAACCATCGAAGAACACGTCTGGGAAATCCACTGCGACGCCATCGGATGCAACAACAGCCTCGAATTCCGGGAAAACCAGGACACCGGAGACATCACAGCAGACGGCGACTACACCGGCCCCGACATGGACACCGAATGGCTCGACGTCCACGACACAGACACCGCCATCCAAACCGCACTCCAACACGGCTGGCAAGAAGGCAACAAAGGCCTCCAACGAGGCCACCTCTACTGCCCCACACACAACGAAAACCA
The window above is part of the Bifidobacterium longum subsp. infantis ATCC 15697 = JCM 1222 = DSM 20088 genome. Proteins encoded here:
- a CDS encoding oligoribonuclease; the protein is MTRKTEALLWVDIETTGTDPRHDLMLEIGLRCTSMDAKTEYARYESVIKPGVLPTDRSFAYAHRMHEENGLIDEVIDASPELCSTARVALAVIDFTQSMAETHVLHPAGTNMMGFDLPFLEHYLFTEDQWGRFHRLLSYRALDMTAIRLTQTALGADPYEHYTQTKSHRVTDCLDMDISEYIEWLDLVK